A stretch of Myxococcota bacterium DNA encodes these proteins:
- a CDS encoding TIGR03564 family F420-dependent LLM class oxidoreductase, with translation MRIGWNGGGAHTRLDAIRAEARRAAQEGFASYWLSQALGPDALVALAVVGAETPGIELGTSIVPLYGRHVLVLAAQALTANAAAGGRLVLGIGPSHQPVVEGMFCESYARPFTRTRETLTALRALFAGDAVELAGEEVRARGRLALAGASLPVLVAALGPRMLELAGREAAGTILWMVGARTVRAHIAPRIRQAAQAAGRPAPRIVAGVPVCVTDDVARAREFAAQKLRMYGALPAYRAMLEREGVSGPEDLLVAGSASKVRDQLAEYAAAGATDLRAGALCASESETERTRALLAELARQGGLE, from the coding sequence GTGCGCATCGGCTGGAACGGCGGCGGCGCGCACACGCGCCTCGACGCGATCCGCGCCGAGGCGCGCCGCGCGGCGCAGGAGGGCTTCGCGAGCTACTGGCTGTCGCAGGCCCTGGGGCCCGACGCGCTGGTCGCGCTCGCGGTCGTCGGCGCGGAGACTCCGGGCATCGAGCTCGGCACCTCGATCGTGCCGCTCTACGGCCGGCACGTGCTGGTGTTGGCCGCGCAAGCGCTGACCGCCAACGCCGCGGCCGGCGGGCGGCTGGTGCTGGGCATCGGCCCCTCGCACCAGCCGGTGGTCGAGGGCATGTTCTGCGAGAGCTACGCGCGGCCCTTCACGCGCACGCGCGAGACACTCACGGCCCTGCGCGCGCTGTTCGCGGGCGATGCCGTCGAGCTGGCGGGCGAGGAGGTGCGCGCTCGCGGACGGCTCGCGCTCGCGGGCGCGTCCCTGCCGGTGCTGGTCGCGGCGCTCGGGCCGCGCATGCTCGAGCTCGCGGGCCGCGAGGCAGCGGGCACGATCCTGTGGATGGTGGGCGCGCGCACGGTCCGCGCGCACATCGCGCCGCGCATTCGCCAGGCCGCGCAGGCCGCGGGCCGGCCGGCGCCGCGCATCGTGGCCGGCGTGCCGGTGTGCGTGACCGACGACGTCGCGCGCGCGCGCGAGTTCGCGGCGCAGAAGCTGCGCATGTACGGCGCGCTGCCGGCATACCGCGCCATGCTCGAGCGCGAGGGCGTGAGCGGCCCCGAGGATCTGCTCGTGGCGGGCTCCGCGTCGAAGGTGCGCGACCAGCTCGCAGAGTACGCGGCGGCCGGCGCCACCGACCTGCGCGCGGGCGCGCTCTGCGCGAGTGAGTCGGAGACCGAGCGCACGCGCGCGCTCCTGGCCGAGCTGGCGCGCCAGGGAGGGCTCGAGTGA